In Penaeus chinensis breed Huanghai No. 1 chromosome 11, ASM1920278v2, whole genome shotgun sequence, a genomic segment contains:
- the LOC125030512 gene encoding probable ATP-dependent RNA helicase DHX34, whose translation MGHSKHRDSSSESSEEKCRRKHKKKHRDSFELSEEEHRRKHKKKLRDSSSESSEEERRRKHKKKHRDSSSESSEEERRRKHNKKHRDSLFESSEEERRRKHKKKHRDSSSESSEEEPKRKHKKKHKKKGKKKHYKIDSSRERGRKRTRRSSSESSEDSSLGSYRQSIKRCKRSRSRTRSSSEESVPINKKDEKKVKKEYEEWEALKLPSSYDRKSEVKDIVAQRCGDEVPGSSVEHEKDKSTSSDSEDDLMFEWEHYRYEINQIFSNDDIIKRGTTEYDDFWKFLKKYQGLQKQKTIRQMCGNQQYREETGTAEVSSVYKVPQHFDKRYNINFALKVTTDDFQRRLPIRDLDEGKRSLSRKRLTELKFIILLYLDFLQKQRFEKLKKLRETQANLPISNYKEEIISKVSANNVVIIAGDTGCGKSTQVPQYLLSAGYCNIACTQPRRIACISLSKRVAYETLNEFGSKVGYQIRFEKNKTEHTKIVFLTEGLLLRQVVSDPLLSMYDVMILDEIHERHLHTDFLLGVIKCLVMQREDIKIVLMSATINIDLFRNYFMGKAPVVQVPGRLYPIKLQYFPIPVIEQASKSEKLNPAPYVRILQLIDKKYPDDERGDLLIFLSGMSEISTVVEAVKLYGQQTGKWIVLPLHSTLSVSEQEKVFDVPPEGIRKCIVSTNIAETSVTIDGVRFVIDSGKVKEMSFDAQSKMRKLKEFWISQASAEQRKGRAGRTGPGTCFRLYTEQEYSEFSQYSTPEIQRVPLDSLVLQMISMGLPNVRLFPFIEPPAQEQLENAVQSLKAHAAITEAEGVTTIGNLLSQLPMDISLGKMLIMGSLFHQVEPVLSLAAAMSVQSPFTNRARRDPDCEAFIKTLQSDHGDPFTLMASYREWLYIKQNGHENSRKWCKRRGLEEQRFYEMTKLRHQFSQLLHESGLQEVAGCARAPLTSAERAQRSGHLRQLHDLKRELYKDGPRKVKVLKVSHGEEVVSDEEDNRTDIKDVDFRIKNDQKQLSEIYRSSKIHTLKDIIMMKIIICSGLYPNIAIADEHNNYKPGSEQLFHTFAKPFTVLHPNSVFSSQPEVLQIADSDIIEYPGFSLRNPLCSKHQFLVYVSLLETNKPYLVDSVRVPSAQVLLLFAQSVDTNADMTVIAFDNFIELKFPDAMSAQNLLFQAVQLRSKWKYLLDLRIQISKPTIDNRDRLITDANKLEKDLSVGLIDFFLTDALYAKRRLLAADITVLHVGPGAGDCILSGNPFSKDASEACQTNNTKGGVDLTEYLTYNSLFDTECSVTTITSYDTVCPYCDEELHVTTLGRLSHMSLCLEGLLQSSENVDVEEESKGDDPTKKKFYCDVCQHTLWLGIKDIFKHKKICK comes from the exons ATGGGTCACTCAAAGCATAGGGACTCATCATCTGAGTCATCAGAGGAAAAATgtagaagaaaacacaaaaaaaagcacaGGGACTCATTTGAGTTGTCAGAGGAAGAACatagaagaaaacacaaaaaaaagcttAGGGACTCATCATCTGAGTCGTCAGAGGAAGAACgtagaagaaaacacaaaaaaaagcatAGGGACTCATCATCTGAGTCGTCAGAGGAAGAACGTAgaagaaaacacaataaaaagcATAGGGACTCATTATTTGAGTCGTCAGAGGAAGAACgtagaagaaaacacaaaaaaaagcacaGGGACTCATCATCTGAGTCGTCAGAGGAAGAAcctaaaagaaaacacaaaaaaaagcataaaaagaaaGGTAAGAAGAAGCACTACAAAATAGATTCAtcaagggagaggggcaggaagaggaCCAGAAGATCATCCTCAGAATCAAGTGAAGATTCAAGCTTAGGGAGTTATCGTCAGAGTATAAAAAGATGCAAGAGATCTAGGTCAAGAACGAGATCCTCATCAGAAGAATCAGTTCCAATCaacaaaaaggatgaaaaaaaggtgaagaaagaatatgaagaatgGGAGGCACTAAAGCTGCCCTCCAGTTATGACAGAAAATCTGAAGTTAAGGATATTGTAGCTCAGCGTTGTGGTGATGAGGTCCCTGGTTCTTCAGTCGAACATGAGAAAGATAAAAGTACAAGTTCAGATTCAGAGGATGATCTAATGTTTGAATGGGAGCACTATCGATATGAGATTAATCAGATATTCTCAAATGATGACATTATCAAAAGAGGAACAACTGAATATGATGATTTTTGGAAATTCCTGAAAAAATACCAAGGTCtccagaaacaaaaaacaataagacAAATGTGTGGAAATCAGCAGtatagagaggagacagggacAGCTGAAGTAAGTAGTGTTTACAAAGTTCCTCAGCATTTTGATAAAAGATACAATATCAATTTTGCTCTTAAGGTCACTACTGATGATTTTCAAAGGAGACTTCCCATTAGAGATTTAGATGAAGGTAAGCGAAGTCTGTCAAGAAAGAGATTAACTGAACTCAAGTTCATCATATTGCTTTATTTAGATTTTCTGCAGAAACAGAGGTTTGAAAAGCTGAAAAAGTTAAGGGAAACGCAGGCTAACCTTCCAATTTCAaattataaagaagaaataatttcAAAAGTTTCTGCAAACAATGTAGTAATTATAGCTGGTGACACAGGTTGTGGTAAGTCTACCCAAGTGCCACAATATCTACTTTCAGCAGGTTATTGTAACATTGCATGTACTCAGCCACGTCGTATAGCATGCATTTCACTGTCAAAGCGTGTAGCATATGAAACATTAAATGAGTTTGGTTCAAAGGTTGGTTATCAGATAAGATTTGAAAAGAATAAGACGGAACATACAAAGATTGTATTTTTGACAGAAGGCCTTCTTCTCAGACAAGTGGTCAGTGATCCACTGCTCTCAATGTATGATGTAATGATTCTTGATGAGATTCATGAAAGGCATCTCCATACAGACTTTCTCTTAGGTGTTATCAAATGCCTTGTAATGCAGCGAGAAGACATCAAGATTGTCCTAATGTCTGCTACAATAAACATTGATCTCTTTAGGAATTACTTCATGGGGAAGGCTCCAGTTGTCCAAGTTCCAGGAAGGCTTTATCCCATCAAACTGCAGTACTTTCCTATCCCGGTGATAGAGCAAGCAAGTAAGAGTGAGAAGCTGAATCCAGCACCTTATGTAAGAATTTTACAGCTCATTGACAAAAAGTATCCAGATGATGAACGAGGAGATTTGCTGATTTTCCTCAGTGGCATGAGTGAAATATCAACAGTTGTTGAAGCTGTTAAGCTTTATGGACAGCAGACTGGTAAATGGATTGTGCTTCCTTTACACAGTACTCTGTCAGTATCAGAACAAGAAAAAGTGTTTGATGTGCCTCCAGAAGGAATTAGAAAGTGTATTGTCTCCACCAATATTGCTGAGACCTCTGTAACAATAGATGGTGTACGATTTGTTATCGATTCTGGCAAAGTTAAAGAAATGAGTTTTGATGCACAGTCAAAAATGAGAAAGTTGAAGGAATTTTGGATAAGTCAGGCCTCTGCTGAACAGAGAAAAGGTCGAGCAGGTAGAACAGGACCAGGCACTTGTTTCCGACTGTACACAGAACAAGAGTATTCTGAGTTCTCCCAATACAGCACCCCAGAAATCCAGCGTGTCCCCCTAGACTCATTAGTCTTACAGATGATATCCATGGGCCTCCCCAATGTTCGGCTCTTCCCATTCATTGAGCCTCCTGCCCAAGAACAATTGGAAAATGCAGTTCAGTCACTGAAAGCTCATGCTGCCATCACTGAAGCTGAAGGAGTAACAACTATTGGAAACCTTCTCTCACAGCTTCCGATGGACATCAGCCTCGGGAAGATGCTGATAATGGGATCTCTTTTCCATCAG gtCGAACCAGTTCTCTCGCTGGCTGCAGCAATGAGTGTGCAGAGTCCCTTCACCAACCGAGCTCGAAGGGATCCTGATTGTGAGGCTTTCATCAAAACTCTTCAGTCAGACCATGGTGACCCTTTCACTCTTATGGCCTCATACAG GGAATGGCTGTACATCAAGCAGAATGGACATGAGAATTCAAGAAAATGGTGCAAGAGACGAGGGTTGGAAGAACAGAGATTTTATGAAATGACAAAGTTGCGCCATCAGTTTTCACAGCTGCTACATGAGTCAGGCTTACAAGAAGTGGCTGGTTGTGCTCGTGCCCCACTGACAAGTGCTGAAAGAGCTCAGAGAAGTGGTCACTTGCGCCAGCTTCACGATCTTAAAAGAGAGTTGTACAAAGATGGACCGAGGAAGGTGAAAGTACTGAAAGTCTCGCATGGGGAGGAAGTTGTTAGTGATGAAGAAGATAACCGGACAGACATAAAAGATGTCGATTTCAGGATCAAGAATGACCAGAAGCAACTTTCTGAGATTTACCGAAGTAGCAAAATACATACACTGAAGGATATTatcatgatgaaaattataatatgtaGTGGACTCTATCCCAATATAGCAATTGCAGATGAACATAATAATTACAAGCCTGGGAGCGAACAGTTATTTCACACCTTTGCAAAGCCCTTTACTGTTCTGCATCCAAATAGTGTTTTTTCTAGCCAGCCTGAAGTTCTTCAGATTGCAGATTCTGATATAATTGAATATCCTGGATTTAGTCTACGAAATCCTCTATGCTCAAAGCACCAATTTTTAGTATATGTTTCTTTGTTGGAGACAAACAAACCCTATCTAGTTGATTCAGTGAGAGTTCCTTCAGCTcaggtgttgttgttatttgcacAAAGCGTTGATACCAATGCAGATATGACTGTTATAGCTTTTGATAATTTCATTGAATTAAAATTTCCAGATGCCATGTCTGCTCAGAATCTTCTTTTCCAAGCTGTTCAGTTACGGTCGAAGTGGAAATATTTGTTGGACTTGAGAATACAGATTTCTAAACCTACAATTGATAATCGGGATCGGTTAATTACTGATGCTAATAAACTAGAAAAGGACCTTTCTGTTGGATTAATTGATTTCTTCTTAACTGATGCACTATATGCAAAGAGAAGACTTCTTGCTGCAGACATAACAGTTCTCCATGTGGGACCTGGGGCAGGAGACTGTATCTTGAGTGGGAATCCATTTAGTAAGGATGCAAGTGAGGCATGCCAAACAAACAATACTAAGGGTGGGGTGGATCTCACAGAATACCTCACTTACAACAGCCTCTTTGATACAGAATGTAGTGTCACCACCATCACTTCTTATGATACAGTCTGTCCTTATTGTGACGAGGAATTGCACGTTACAACTTTAGGGCGTTTGTCACACATGTCACTTTGCTTGGAGGGCTTACTCCAGTCTTCTGAAAATGTGGACGtggaagaagaaagcaaaggtGATGACCCAACGAAAAAGAAATTCTATTGTGATGTTTGCCAGCACACCCTGTGGTTAGGTATTAAGGACATTTTCAAACACAAGAAAATTTGTAAATAG